A segment of the Patescibacteria group bacterium genome:
AACTTCATCCCTAAGGCTGTCTTGAGTCGTTTTAATTTTATCCAAGACAGAATAGATCTGCTCCAAGGGTTGTTTGAGATTATCGGGTTGTGCTTCCTTCTTGTATGTAATAATCACCTCAACCATCTTGTAATTAACATATTGACCGTCCTCAGGCCTGTAAATGATTCCTCTACTTTCAATTGTAGCACCTGGTTTAATTTTTATCATTTTCCCAGATACCAAATCCGCTCTTTTTTGCGCAAGTGGTATGTTAATCCACCCCGGTCCGAGGTGGTCAGTACGTCCGATAACGACAGCTGATATAATTTCCGGCGAATCACTCAATCCCCCAAGTAAATCGGACTCCAACGAGGAATTCCAATTTGCTTCACCGGTTATAAATTCTCCAATGAAGAAGGATTTTTTCACCAGTTCTTCAGCAAATAAATTCCCAGTGAATAAAAATAGAACGACAAACAACAGGCCAGCAATCAATACACGTTTTTTCATTGTTTTTTCCTCCTTGTTTGGGTTATTGTATTTTGAACGAACTATGCACTAACATTAGCATTCTTGAAATATTATTACTAAATCTAGCTTTAGTCAAGGTATCAAGAGAGATATTTAGCAATAAACAAAAACAAGCCACCTGAGGTAGCTTGTTCGAAAATTGATATATGTTTATTTTTTCTTGTTTTTTTCAGCCTTTTTCTCAAGCATTACTCTTTTTACTTCAAGTCTTTTTGCTGTTTTGTGTGAGTTGTGTTTTTTACCTTTACCAACTCCTGTGCTTCTTTTTGCCATATAAATCTATTATTTGATAATTACATAAAGAGTATAGCACAAATATTATTATTTAACAGAGCAATAAAGAAAGCTCCTAATATTAGGTAATAACAGATTTTAATTTATTTATTATTACTATTTCTCTATAAATAAATATTAAAGTTACCACAGCGGCTATAAAATCTGAAATTGGGAATGAATACCACACTCCATGTAAATTATAGTAATGTGGCAAAATCAAAACTAAAGGAACCAATAAAATAAGTTGTCTCAATATGGATAATATAAATGCTGGTCGTGCTTTCCCGAGGGATTGATAAAGTCCGCCTGCAACAACTTGCAATCCAATTAGTGGAAACATTAATACAATAATTTTTAAAGCACTGCTTGTTAACTCTATGAGGGACGTATCACTTGTAAAAACAGAAACGATTGGTTTTGTAAAAAAGAATAAAACAATAAATGCAAATACTGATACATATGTTGAAACTTTCAATGAAAGAAATATAGACTCTTTAACCCTCTCAAATTTTTTTGCTCCCCAATTATATCCGACAATTGGTTGCATGCCCTGAACTATTCCAAATATTGGCATCATGGCTAGCATGCTTAGTCTCGATATTATTCCAAAAGCTGCTAGGGCCATGCTTGAACCCAGAGTGGCCAGTGAAGTGTTCACGACGATTGTCATTATGCTTACTGCGATTTGTCTTGCAAAAGAAGATATACCAACAGCAATAATTTCTTTTACAATATTTAATTTAAACTTCAAATGATGAAAACTTATTTTTATAGTGTTGATTTTGAAATAATAATACAAAACATACAATGACCCAACAATCCAAGAAATAACAGTTGCATAAGCAGCCCCCTTGACTCCGAGCTTAAAATAGAAAATAAAAATAGGGTCAAGAATAAGATTTATAACAGCCCCAACCAACATGGTTGTCATGGCAAAGCCAGCATGGCCAGAAGCCCTGATAATATTATTAGCTGATGACATAAACAGGAAAAATATAGCCCCCATTAACAACACACTTGT
Coding sequences within it:
- a CDS encoding MATE family efflux transporter, translated to MKSKILGEEKIPKLLFKQALPAMVGMFVMSLYNVVDTIYIGRGVGTLALAGVSVSLPIIMSLLAVSMAVGIGSASVISRSLGAGEYEKVKESFGNYILLLIVFSVILLSVGYIFLIPVISFFGATPDILSYATEYTSVLLMGAIFFLFMSSANNIIRASGHAGFAMTTMLVGAVINLILDPIFIFYFKLGVKGAAYATVISWIVGSLYVLYYYFKINTIKISFHHLKFKLNIVKEIIAVGISSFARQIAVSIMTIVVNTSLATLGSSMALAAFGIISRLSMLAMMPIFGIVQGMQPIVGYNWGAKKFERVKESIFLSLKVSTYVSVFAFIVLFFFTKPIVSVFTSDTSLIELTSSALKIIVLMFPLIGLQVVAGGLYQSLGKARPAFILSILRQLILLVPLVLILPHYYNLHGVWYSFPISDFIAAVVTLIFIYREIVIINKLKSVIT